CTTCTGCAAAAGGTTTGAGGAAGACAAACAAACATAAGTGAACTATCCAAACACACAAATATTTTGAAACACAAATTGTATATGGCAAATAGCTGTTTCACTTTCTTTGCCGGTGAAAGAGTATTTGGGTTTCTACAGCAAATAGATAGCATTTTTCAACTAGATAGAATATTGTTTTGGTCTTTTGGCTCAAACAAGAAAAGATTGTTCAAAGAGATTAACCTGTCCAGCCGCAGATGCGTGGTTTGTGTTTAGTATGGCATTGACTTCAGCGTGACAAACATATCtgcaaaaaaacagaaacaaaaacatcacCATAACTAAGCAATGAACCAGGATGAGGATTTATAACTTGAGATTAGTACTTACGGGTATTTTGTCTCCAATGGGTCCCCAGTTTTGGATTTCTGAAATTTGGCAGcagaaaaatttagaaaaagtgTAGACATTCATTTTCCACCATTTCATCGTCTTTTTATCGTTTAGTGACTACATAAACCAAGCTTTGATAGTAACTCAAATACAACAATTTTGTGACAGAAGGCATGCGTTTGTCATACCTTGGCCCATGGAAGTCTGTCATCCGAGCAACCTCTTGGAAAGCCATTATAGCCAATTCCTAAAGTAAGTATATGAGATGAAACTTCTTTATTCATCTTTTGACCGACTATATGTCAAATCCCTACAGAAACTCATTTTTCTCATAAATATTCaagaaagatatcaaaagacAAAAGTAATCTTACCAAGAATTACCCCATTTTGGCTCACCAAACACGCACCGACCTGCCCAAGCGTAAGAATGGTCAATTTAGAATATTTGCAGCAtctaaaaatgaagaatgaacAAGAGATACAACCCTTTTTTATGATCCAtcagaaaaatatatacaaaactgTCACAAAAGGAAGGCATCTTATATAACATTATCTAATTTGTAAGCCTTTGAGTCCAATTCTCAGGTTCAAATTTCTAACCTTTTAGACCTTAACGTCCAAACAAAATACCTTAACACGGAGTCTCTAACCTAAAAAACGACGATAGCAAACTGTATCATCATAAATATTTGAATgattttatactatatatattggTGGTAGTTACAACAAAAGATTTCAAGAATCATAAAACTCCCATATAACCACCACAGTCTTCTTAGAATCAAATACATTTCATGACTCTCAGTTAAAGATTGTATTCACCTAAGGCTGTAACTTTACTAAGAACTTACACTAAAGCAAACATAATCTCAATTGAAAcctacaagaaaacatgtacCTGTCTGTTAGGATCCTTTGATCTTTCAGCTGAAAGGAATGCAATCGCCATGAAATAATCATCCCATGATAAGTACCTTCGCAGCAATCAAAGCAAAGTCGAGAGATAAAGTTGGAAGCTTTccctattaaaaaataaataaaaaagaattcgAGCTCTCAGAAGACAATTTATTTAAAGACAAACCCATTTCGCTTCAAAGGGCTGTAAGGATCGAGACCAGGGAATCTTCTGGAAACTGCGGAGATTTCGGTGGAAGCAGCTCTTCGGGGCTTAGGGTTTGATGAGAAGAAGCGAAACGCAAGAGCTGAAATCAAAGCACCGACAATTGCAGAAGTAGAGACGACTGCGAGATCTCGAGCGTTGTTCATGGAAGCTTCTAAGTCGATTGTATTCTATTGTACTCACCGAAATCTTCTCTGTTCCCTCTTATCAACTCAGAAAATGTAGCGGGAAactatgagagagagagagagtaacatccACCCGTTTCCGGTACAGATCGTTGGTTTATAGTAGGCCTAGACAAAAATTCCGAAGACCCAAAgcagaaccgaaccaaaatatcaaaaaccgGAATCAGACCAAAAACTTCAAATACCTTAATAGTTTCTACATTTTCTATATTCCAGTGTTCTTAAATCCCGATCGGACCATCGGTCGGACCAGGTTAAACCGCGAATCGAAAACTATTCCGGATCGAATTAATACCCATCTAAAGTTGAACCGGTTAAAATCCGTATTAAGCCGTTAAAAGTCTAGAAATCGACAACCCAATGAATCGACCAAATCTAAATTTGTATGTGAaccaaaattttgttaataaaacaattaataaaacaacaccgtagttagtttttttttgcaactcaCAAATCACAGGAGATCACAACCATAAATTTTTAGGTAAAGATATTGTTTATGTCTACTTCTtactttatttaaatattattatatgatcACTTGCGTTGAAAACTTTAATAACTAAAACATTAACATTCATGAAATTCCAAATTCGtataaaagaacaaaacattGTACTTATTCTTACTTCTCACTAGGTGGATGTTCGCGATTTCGCGGGTTTGAATGTTttgtaacaatatatttattataatttttcaaattaaaatttattttagcattacttgttttttgttaaatatttttctaagaatgattgttttttaaaaaggataaataagactattttaaatattttttgatattttgtattgatGATTGtactaaaattaattatatataatattcatgattcagtttttaataaaattacttaAGTTTTGAAGGTATAATACtgaaacttttgaaatattttatatagtttagaaATTATTGATtcctaaaaattattttatgaagcattagatatattatataaatcacatatttaattaccataaaTTATCGTGTCAATATATTTAGGTCGTTTGGATAatgattataatattatttctcAAACTCTCTATATGATCGAtacctaacaaaaaaaatacaattaagtgATTTCTCATTTaacataaaaattcaaaatagtttttataaattaatttataagctTGTATAAATGACTTAAAacctcttataataatttaaaacatatgataatctaagataataattttataaatgtatttataatttttataaatgatttataaagctttatgaattttattagacgttaatagttattataatactttatatacaaatataaggaTTTATAGaagaatataaaatcaatatattttatgtagtttaaaaatagatataaaaatgcTCAAACATTATTCTTTCTATAGTTTCAACAaatagttaccataaataactatttgtaatattatatatatttttggcaagtgatattaaatgtttatagagttattttttctattaaatctaattaaaaaggataaataagaattaaaaaataatcgACCAAtcaatttataacatttttttaagattttataaatgatcaaaacataagtaaaaatcTCTTAAGTgacttttcaattaatatatagtaggatagtaggatgaaattttaaaaatagattttaaaaattaatttataaactcttatagatgatttaaaatatacaataagccaagataaataatttgataaatgtttttataaatgatttataaaagcatataatatgaactttagaagatgttaatagttattatgataatttatacaaaatataatgcttttaaataagaatataatcatcatattgatttatataaacTGTTTGtcgtttattatttaatttattttataaatataaaaaatgatcaattatttctctttctataatttaaacTGTTTGTCGTTTATTATTTCTCTTtctattatgtaatttttttggcAAGTGATCAACcgttattaatctttctataatttcaataGTTAGTTACCATAAGTTATTATCTGCAATATTCTATAGAttatttggtaagtgatattaATTGCTTATAAACTTATCATTAATTtagatataattaaaataaataaaaattaaaaatcatcgaccaatcaaattataacaatttcttgAAACTTCACCAGTGATCAACACATAAGCGAaagtcacttaagtgacttctcatttaataaataagagGATTAAACTATCAAATAAGAACTTAgtttacatgatttttttttaaaggtgaagaagatttttatccgaaatatctgTGATTAACCAAAGATATTCGGATATCTTTATCCGAAATATCTGAGATTTTATCCGGATCATCCTAATTATTCGATATTTTTCCAAAATACCTGATATTTTACCTAAATTATTCGAACTATCCAAAATGATCGAACATGCACCGAAAACGAATGAAAACTGAATTTTTCCAGGAATTTTCCGGTTCCTATTGTTATTatttgaaccgaaccgaatccaaACCTAGTAGAACTGAACCCAAACCAAATTAGGTCAAGTAGTAAATAGATCCTCTAGTCCCTATCTAAACTGCCATATACCCGGATTATCTAaattgaaccgaaccgaaccgatacccaaAATGTTCATGCCTAGTTTATAATTCGTGACGTGTTCATATTAATGTACTATGATGCTATTTAtcatgttatattttatttgttgcttgagaaaaaatttctattttgcTTTGATTGATAGTGCGTACTAATCATTGTTTCATATCtattaatatttgtaatttgtaatgaaagaaaattaaacatTAATATGAAGAACCTCTGAATAAGCATGAGGTATGTTTTGTAATTGTATCATTCATACGAATTTTGGCTTATGCGTGTAACTATCAAAACTAAGCATTTACAAAGTCAATTTTATCATTTCGTCAACCATATCCATACAAGTGTAGATTCACACAAATTTCTCTTATATACTATTATCAGATGATTATACAGTATAGTTTAGtatcacaaaatattttttacaagttTCAGattttaatctatattattaaaagagaagtacctaTTAAAAATATCgcttagtttttaaatttagttaCACTTCCATGCCAATGAGAATTAAATTGAATttcctattttaatgcttgtctttttcagttagattaatgtgttttccttaaataaatttgagtTAAAtggaattaaattaattttaaaatacacaTATATTGACAAACTACTGAAACAAATAATAACAAACTATTGAAACAACCTAAACTatgaaaaacaatttaaaagttaCCTTTCACGCTTTTGGTCTTATAATACATATACATtaccatatataaataaaattaatgctTATTACTATAACTtaccaataaaatattttgcatATGTACTAGATGTGATTCACTTATGTTTTAACCTTCCTTATTATAAACTTTTCGAAATATTATCatcaatttgttttaataaaaaaggaatATTTCAGCAATATGAGcttcatattttgaatataaaattaactttattcccatgattttagttaaaatagGCGGGTGAATTTATATCCCGTCCAATTCGGGTTTTTAGAATAGTTGTAACTCATTTTTAGTTTGATCCAAACGCATAATATACTAATAATGCATTtcaattatacaattaaataTGAACGGAATGTCAATATAATTTGATCCAacgtagtatatatatatatatatatatatccaatatttttttatagttacaTAACTGCTCTAacacaaatttaataaatatatataacacgatacaataacaaaatttataatatacataaatCGTTACATAAACACCAGTGTAGTCGcacgggtcaagctctagttttatttttaaaatagatatacaatatattttacatttgagtttgggtttagtgataacggtttagagtttagtgctTAAAAGTTGGAAgtgggtttagtatttaagagTTTTGTGTGGGGTCAGAGTCTTATACTATTTCGGTGATATGGAATACAactttattgaatttttttctatttttctattaattttaCTGTCATTCAGTCGCgtgattatattttatatttgagtttagagCTTAGTGAtgagagtttagggtttagtatttaggaacTGGAGTAGAAGTAGTGTTTAATATTTAAGGATTGTGGGTGTGGTTTTAACCTCATATACTACTTAGGCAATATGGAATATAATACTTAGTGCATATGTATGTGGTTACTAAACGTGTAACGTAGGTGTTTCTTTCTACTTTCATATGAAATAGTTCTGTCATTTATGACTATTTGTGATACGTTATGTTTACCGGGTAACTGCAAATAAAAAGGGTATAACCGGCGCACTTTGGATGTAAATGTTAGATTATTCaatatgtcaaaatcaatgtcATCTACAacttaattttacttttaaactggGTTAGATAGCAAATAAGCCTTATATTAACGACAGAAGTGTGAAGTATTCCAGCATACGGTTTTCAGTGTGTAGTTTATACATCTTTTACcccctttttttattttgatggaaAACTATagtgtatggattttaaattcaaaatttattgacaatcaaataaattgttttttataactatgttattttaatatttaaacatgaaATTCCTAAAATGTTTTCAATGAAATAGCAAAAgacat
The Brassica napus cultivar Da-Ae chromosome A1, Da-Ae, whole genome shotgun sequence DNA segment above includes these coding regions:
- the LOC106416303 gene encoding deoxycytidylate deaminase, which encodes MNNARDLAVVSTSAIVGALISALAFRFFSSNPKPRRAASTEISAVSRRFPGLDPYSPLKRNGYLSWDDYFMAIAFLSAERSKDPNRQVGACLVSQNGVILGIGYNGFPRGCSDDRLPWAKKSKTGDPLETKYPYVCHAEVNAILNTNHASAAGQKLYVTMFPCNECAKIIIQSGVAEVIYFVEKRLNDSDVAYVASHKLLAMANIKVRKHQPEMDQILIKFEEDLL